Proteins from a single region of Lampris incognitus isolate fLamInc1 chromosome 16, fLamInc1.hap2, whole genome shotgun sequence:
- the LOC130126695 gene encoding ankyrin repeat domain-containing protein 66, giving the protein MTELHQAAATGDIDLAEELLRKNECDPNQRDIDWNCKTPLHWAAAKGHVQMVRVLIENGARACMRTDSGWTAAHFAAESGRLAVLRLLHSLHAPIDKEDFCGDKPIRIAETYGHQGCLQFLQRAEVESEAYRRMAAHKGISTEDTDEEWKEQGKESQLTLSNDTFCGKYAQSNLYQKL; this is encoded by the exons ATGACGGAGCTGCATCAGGCAGCAGCGACGGGGGATATCGATCTGGCCGAGGAACTTCTGAGGAAGAATGAATGCGATCCCAATCAGAGAGACATTGACTGGAACTGCAAGACCCCGCTTCACTGGGCTGCTGCTAAAG GGCATGTTCAGATGGTCAGAGTCCTCATTGAGAACGGGGCCAGAGCATGCATGAGAACAGATAGCGGATGGACCGCCGCTCATTTTGCTGCGGAGTCTGGACGACTGGCTGTGTTAAGACTGCTGCACTCTCTCCATGCCCCGATAGACAAAGAGGACTTTTGCGGGGACAAGCCCATACGGATAGCAGAAACATACGGACACCAGGGCTGCCTCCAGTTCCTTCAGCG GGCGGAGGTGGAATCCGAGGCCTACCGCAGGATGGCAGCCCATAAAGGAATTTCCACAGAGGACACAGACGAGGAGTGGAAGGAACAGGGAAAGGAAAGCCAACTAACACTGTCAAATGACACATTTTGTGGGAAATATGCGCAATCAAACTTGTATCAAAAATTGTAA